A genomic window from Corticium candelabrum chromosome 8, ooCorCand1.1, whole genome shotgun sequence includes:
- the LOC134183279 gene encoding rho-associated protein kinase 2-like isoform X1, with protein MDERVRELETMVVDSKSALFADSLLDSLIALVLDCNIPSLRRNRNVENFLARYEESVERVKNARVKAEDFSKVKVIGRGAFGEVQLVRQRSTKKVFAMKTLSKFEMIKRSDSAFFWEERDIMAHSDSLWIVPLYYAFQDATHLYMVMEFMPGGDFVNLMSNYDIPHEWAQFYTAEVVLALEAVHSMGYVHRDVKPDNMLLDEKGHLKLADFGTCVRMDEDGLVRSDTAVGTPDYISPEVLRSQGGDGCYGQECDWWSLGVFLYEILVGDTPFAADSLVLVYGKIMDHKNSLQFPDDAGLKKTAINFISALIKEREERLGRNGLNEIKDHQFFVNTKWTFNNIRQTVAPVVPELGGDTDTRHFDLLDDDEIGSQETFPVQRAFAGNHLPFIGFTFSKTYRLFSSHQPETGGEPQKEGSTTANVHAKIESLEKQLKEEKDNRTGVEMDKKSLASQLEKSSKEVDALTAVRKKLESDKLELDRNVIELKLEAAAAKDLRKQVANERQLRQPLESQIEELRNKLDVETAAKSEIANSTKNLTSLQKKIASLESLLKMKEKEKDKLTSDLRYAETELDRADAECSELKHSQTRLGREKAKLEAELNTAKASLDKEKAYQSGLINSNSRLEGEVKSLQDENESLEKLASEGGETQKKLEHEMKAIVKDNKRKEHELHTLRQQLQQLEANHKADIERLRHEKRRAGKHGGVDQEGSSLTVQLQDEIARRLQYEERAAKAECELSDKAVDLQHAQESLTKAEDLASAAQKKVQDMTRRHEREMREYSKLRTEATKQYSMVEELRSKLKELEQELQESRDERDAVKSELLHLKRTSKVHMEVQQKLDDEMSYSASIKSQLMEQKERSDQTEATVNELRHTLSRVQTEKDTLALQLDMANSNVENLVKAKHHAESKQSEMEREKMMIELELKENIQRHRIEQQETRQMLLQAEEKIGVVQKKSEKLRELQAAIDNLNEQIETMENERVATQNKMKLEQLLKETAVAKLTEVMQKKDPRSRPEGPKSDLRKKERELRKLKKDIEQEREKYARMVTRYQSDLSDIQAQVTEEQQQRQSLQIDLENRESEIEKLKLLVRSTANERDGPGVDLQFSKDQRLESVMQIPKAKNIRKHGWKDQYVVVDYDERRVLFYEKEEDQAPQLAIDFEQLVKVCSVSPGDPQVSRVLARDIPYIFQVGYTPLDQTHTPRREAAEDSNFFARLFPKDDLRDSTLLVKARTNEERDYWVTRLSRLGTRREPSSGTHLVPNSSPSPASARRFPPSDSHVSHGDGSQPLSDKV; from the exons ATGGATGAACGTGTACGTGAGCTAGAGACGATGGTGGTGGACTCCAAGTCGGCGCTGTTTGCGGACAGTTTGTTG GACTCACTGATAGCGCTAGTTCTAGACTGTAATATTCCGAGTCTCCGGCGTAACAGGAACGTAGAGAACTTTCTCGCCCGTT ACGAGGAGTCGGTTGAGCGGGTGAAGAATGCTCGAGTGAAGGCAGAAGATTTCAGTAAAGTGAAGGTTATTGGTCGTGGAGCGTTCGGGGAAGTCCAACTG GTGAGGCAAAGGAGTACGAAAAAGGTGTTTGCAATGAAAACATTGAGCAAGTTTGAGATG ATCAAACGGTCAGACTCAGCTTTCTTCTGGGAGGAACGCGATATTATGGCTCATTCGGACAGTCTCTGGATTGTTCCTCTCTACTATGCCTTTCAAGATGCCACTCATTTGTATATGGTCATGGAGTTCATGCCAG GTGGTGACTTTGTTAACTTGATGAGTAATTATGACATTCCTCATGAATGGGCACAGTTTTACACTGCTGAAGTTGTACTAGCTCTAGAGGCTGTTCACAGTATGGGATATGTTCATAGAGATGTCAAGCCAGATAACATGCTCTTGGATGAGAAGGGACACTTGAAATTGGCTGACTTTGGGACTTGTGTGAGAATGGATGAAGATGGACTTGTGAGATCAGATACTGCTGTGGGAACACCTGACTACATCTCACCTGAA GTGTTACGATCTCAAGGTGGAGATGGTTGTTATGGTCAAGAGTGTGACTGGTGGTCGTTAGGAGTTTTTCTGTACGAGATTCTTGTAG GTGATACCCCATTTGCAGCTGATTCTCTAGTTTTAGTTTATGGCAAGATAATGGACCACAAAAACTCATTGCAGTTTCCAGATGATGCAGGACTGAAGAAGACTGCAATAAACTTCATTTCAGCTCTAATAAAAGAAAG agAAGAGAGACTCGGTCGAAATGGCTTGAATGAGATCAAAGATCATCAATTCTTTGTGAACACTAAATGGACGTTTAATAACATCAGACAAA CTGTTGCACCTGTTGTACCAGAATTGGGTGGTGATACAGATACAAGACATTTTGATCTTCTCGATGACGATGAAATAGGATCACAAGAAACGTTTCCAGTTCAAAGA GCTTTTGCAGGCAACCACCTTCCATTTATTGGATTCACATTTTCAAAGACTTACAG GCTGTTCAGCAGTCATCAACCAGAAACAGGAGGAGAACCTCAAAAG GAAGGAAGCACAACTGCTAAT GTGCATGCAAAGATCGAATCTCTAGAGAAACAATTGAAAGAAGAGAAGGATAACAGAACAGGAGTTGAAATGGACAAAAA ATCTCTTGCAAGCCAATTAGAAAAATCAAGCAAGGAAGTTGATGCACTAACAGCAGTACGGAAGAAACTAGAAAGTGACAAACTGGAACTGGATAGAAATGTTATAGAGTTGAAGCTtgaagctgctgctgctaaagAT CTTCGGAAACAGGTTGCCAATGAAAGGCAGTTGCGACAACCA TTGGAATCTCAGATTGAGGAGTTACGAAACAAATTAGATGTAGAGACAGCAGCCAAAAGTGAGATAGCAAACAGCACAAAGAACTTGACATCATTACAGAAAAAG ATTGCATCTCTGGAGTCTCTGCTGAAGatgaaagaaaaagaaaaagataaATTAACTTCGGATTTGAGATATGCTGAAACA GAACTGGACAGGGCTGATGCTGAGTGTAGTGAACTTAAACACAGTCAGACACGATTAGGAAGAGAGAAG GCAAAGCTGGAGGCAGAGTTGAATACTGCTAAGGCGTCATTGGACAAGGAGAAGGCCTATCAGTCAGGACTGATAAACTCAAACTCTCGCCTTGAAG GTGAGGTAAAGTCTCTTCAGGATGAAAACGAGTCTCTTGAGAAACTGGCAAGTGAAGGAGGAGAAACTCAAAAGAAACTGGAGCATGAGATGAAAGCAATTGTGAAAGACAACAAGAGGAAAGAACATGAACTACATACTCTTAGGCAGCAGTTGCAACAGCTAGAAGCTAACCACAAA GCTGATATTGAAAGACTAAGACATGAGAAACGAAGAGCTGGCAAGCATGGAGGTGTTGACCAAGAAGGAAGTT CTCTGACAGTTCAGCTGCAAGATGAAATTGCTCGGAGACTACAGTATGAGGAGAGAGCAGCCAAAGCAGAGTGTGAACTTTCAGACAAGGCAGTAGACTTGCAACATGCTCAGGAAAGCTTAACCAAGGCTGAAGACTTGGCATCTGCGGCACAAAAGAAG GTGCAAGATATGACAAGGAGACATGAAAGAGAAATGAGGGAATACAGTAAACTCCGGACTGAGGCAACAAAACAATATTCTATGGTAGAGGAACTGAGAAGCAAACTGAAAGAGCTTGAGCAG GAACTTCAAGAGTCTCGGGATGAAAGAGATGCAGTCAAATCTGAACTATTGCATTTGAAACG TACTAGCAAGGTTCATATGGAAGTACAACAGAAGCTTGATGATGAAATGTCATATTCG GCTTCAATAAAGAGCCAGTTGATGGAACAGAAGGAAAGGTCTGATCAGACAGAAGCTACTGTCAATGAACTGAGGCACACACTGTCAAGAGTTCAAACTGAAAA AGACACACTAGCTCTTCAGTTGGATATGGCTAATTCTAATGTGGAAAATCTGGTAAAAGCAAAGCATCATGCAGAGTCAAAA CAATCTGAGATGGAGCGTGAGAAGATGATGATTGAACTTGAACTGAAAGAGAACATTCAGCGGCACAGAATAGAACAGCAGGAAACTAGACAGATGCTTTTACAAGCAGAAGAGAAGATTGGCGTTGTGCAAAAGAAGTCAGAAAAACTAAGAGAATTGCAGGCTG CAATTGACAATCTTAATGAACAGATAGAGACAATGGAGAATGAACGTGTAGCTACTCAGAATAAAATGAAACTGGAACAACTTCTAAAGGAAACTGCAGTTGCAAAACTGACTGAAGTGATGCAGAAAAAAGATCCTCGTAGTCGACCAGAAGGACCTAAATCAGACTTAAGGAAGAAAGAGAGGGAGTTACGAAAGTTAAAGAAAGACATTGAACAG GAGAGAGAAAAATATGCTAGAATGGTTACCAGATATCAATCAGATCTGTCAGACATACAAGCT CAAGTTACCGAAGAGCAGCAACAAAGACAATCTTTGCAG ATTGATCTTGAAAATCGAGAGTCTGAGATTGAGAAGCTGAAGTTGTTGGTAAGAAGCACTGCAAATGAGAGAGATGGACCAGGAGTAGATCTCCAGTTTTCTAAAG atCAAAGGTTGGAAAGTGTTATGCAAATACCGAAAGCAAAAAATATTCGCAAACATGGCTGGAAAGAccag TATGTTGTAGTTGATTATGATGAGAGAAGAGTATTGTTTTATGAGAAAGAAGAGGATCAAGCACCTCAATTAGCAATTGATTTTGA GCAACTTGTTAAAGTGTGTTCTGTCAGCCCTGGTGATCCACAAGTTTCTCGGGTATTGGCGAGAGATATTCCGTATATATTCCAA GTTGGTTATACTCCATTGGATCAAACTCACACACCCAGGAGAGAAGCAGCTGAGGACTCAAAT TTTTTTGCTCGTCTCTTTCCAAAAGATGATCTTCGTGACAGCACTTTGCTAGTGAAAGCCAGGACAAATGAAGAACGTGACTACTGGGTAACACGCTTGAGTCGACTGGGAACACGACGAGAGCCTTCTAGTGGAACACATTTAGTTCCTAACAGTTCTCCTTCTCCTGCAAGTGCAAGAAGATTTCCGCCATCTGATTCACATGTATCTCATGGTGATGGATCGCAACCGCTATCAGACAAAGTTTGA
- the LOC134183279 gene encoding rho-associated protein kinase 2-like isoform X2, with amino-acid sequence MDERVRELETMVVDSKSALFADSLLDSLIALVLDCNIPSLRRNRNVENFLARYEESVERVKNARVKAEDFSKVKVIGRGAFGEVQLVRQRSTKKVFAMKTLSKFEMIKRSDSAFFWEERDIMAHSDSLWIVPLYYAFQDATHLYMVMEFMPGGDFVNLMSNYDIPHEWAQFYTAEVVLALEAVHSMGYVHRDVKPDNMLLDEKGHLKLADFGTCVRMDEDGLVRSDTAVGTPDYISPEVLRSQGGDGCYGQECDWWSLGVFLYEILVVLVYGKIMDHKNSLQFPDDAGLKKTAINFISALIKEREERLGRNGLNEIKDHQFFVNTKWTFNNIRQTVAPVVPELGGDTDTRHFDLLDDDEIGSQETFPVQRAFAGNHLPFIGFTFSKTYRLFSSHQPETGGEPQKEGSTTANVHAKIESLEKQLKEEKDNRTGVEMDKKSLASQLEKSSKEVDALTAVRKKLESDKLELDRNVIELKLEAAAAKDLRKQVANERQLRQPLESQIEELRNKLDVETAAKSEIANSTKNLTSLQKKIASLESLLKMKEKEKDKLTSDLRYAETELDRADAECSELKHSQTRLGREKAKLEAELNTAKASLDKEKAYQSGLINSNSRLEGEVKSLQDENESLEKLASEGGETQKKLEHEMKAIVKDNKRKEHELHTLRQQLQQLEANHKADIERLRHEKRRAGKHGGVDQEGSSLTVQLQDEIARRLQYEERAAKAECELSDKAVDLQHAQESLTKAEDLASAAQKKVQDMTRRHEREMREYSKLRTEATKQYSMVEELRSKLKELEQELQESRDERDAVKSELLHLKRTSKVHMEVQQKLDDEMSYSASIKSQLMEQKERSDQTEATVNELRHTLSRVQTEKDTLALQLDMANSNVENLVKAKHHAESKQSEMEREKMMIELELKENIQRHRIEQQETRQMLLQAEEKIGVVQKKSEKLRELQAAIDNLNEQIETMENERVATQNKMKLEQLLKETAVAKLTEVMQKKDPRSRPEGPKSDLRKKERELRKLKKDIEQEREKYARMVTRYQSDLSDIQAQVTEEQQQRQSLQIDLENRESEIEKLKLLVRSTANERDGPGVDLQFSKDQRLESVMQIPKAKNIRKHGWKDQYVVVDYDERRVLFYEKEEDQAPQLAIDFEQLVKVCSVSPGDPQVSRVLARDIPYIFQVGYTPLDQTHTPRREAAEDSNFFARLFPKDDLRDSTLLVKARTNEERDYWVTRLSRLGTRREPSSGTHLVPNSSPSPASARRFPPSDSHVSHGDGSQPLSDKV; translated from the exons ATGGATGAACGTGTACGTGAGCTAGAGACGATGGTGGTGGACTCCAAGTCGGCGCTGTTTGCGGACAGTTTGTTG GACTCACTGATAGCGCTAGTTCTAGACTGTAATATTCCGAGTCTCCGGCGTAACAGGAACGTAGAGAACTTTCTCGCCCGTT ACGAGGAGTCGGTTGAGCGGGTGAAGAATGCTCGAGTGAAGGCAGAAGATTTCAGTAAAGTGAAGGTTATTGGTCGTGGAGCGTTCGGGGAAGTCCAACTG GTGAGGCAAAGGAGTACGAAAAAGGTGTTTGCAATGAAAACATTGAGCAAGTTTGAGATG ATCAAACGGTCAGACTCAGCTTTCTTCTGGGAGGAACGCGATATTATGGCTCATTCGGACAGTCTCTGGATTGTTCCTCTCTACTATGCCTTTCAAGATGCCACTCATTTGTATATGGTCATGGAGTTCATGCCAG GTGGTGACTTTGTTAACTTGATGAGTAATTATGACATTCCTCATGAATGGGCACAGTTTTACACTGCTGAAGTTGTACTAGCTCTAGAGGCTGTTCACAGTATGGGATATGTTCATAGAGATGTCAAGCCAGATAACATGCTCTTGGATGAGAAGGGACACTTGAAATTGGCTGACTTTGGGACTTGTGTGAGAATGGATGAAGATGGACTTGTGAGATCAGATACTGCTGTGGGAACACCTGACTACATCTCACCTGAA GTGTTACGATCTCAAGGTGGAGATGGTTGTTATGGTCAAGAGTGTGACTGGTGGTCGTTAGGAGTTTTTCTGTACGAGATTCTTGTAG TTTTAGTTTATGGCAAGATAATGGACCACAAAAACTCATTGCAGTTTCCAGATGATGCAGGACTGAAGAAGACTGCAATAAACTTCATTTCAGCTCTAATAAAAGAAAG agAAGAGAGACTCGGTCGAAATGGCTTGAATGAGATCAAAGATCATCAATTCTTTGTGAACACTAAATGGACGTTTAATAACATCAGACAAA CTGTTGCACCTGTTGTACCAGAATTGGGTGGTGATACAGATACAAGACATTTTGATCTTCTCGATGACGATGAAATAGGATCACAAGAAACGTTTCCAGTTCAAAGA GCTTTTGCAGGCAACCACCTTCCATTTATTGGATTCACATTTTCAAAGACTTACAG GCTGTTCAGCAGTCATCAACCAGAAACAGGAGGAGAACCTCAAAAG GAAGGAAGCACAACTGCTAAT GTGCATGCAAAGATCGAATCTCTAGAGAAACAATTGAAAGAAGAGAAGGATAACAGAACAGGAGTTGAAATGGACAAAAA ATCTCTTGCAAGCCAATTAGAAAAATCAAGCAAGGAAGTTGATGCACTAACAGCAGTACGGAAGAAACTAGAAAGTGACAAACTGGAACTGGATAGAAATGTTATAGAGTTGAAGCTtgaagctgctgctgctaaagAT CTTCGGAAACAGGTTGCCAATGAAAGGCAGTTGCGACAACCA TTGGAATCTCAGATTGAGGAGTTACGAAACAAATTAGATGTAGAGACAGCAGCCAAAAGTGAGATAGCAAACAGCACAAAGAACTTGACATCATTACAGAAAAAG ATTGCATCTCTGGAGTCTCTGCTGAAGatgaaagaaaaagaaaaagataaATTAACTTCGGATTTGAGATATGCTGAAACA GAACTGGACAGGGCTGATGCTGAGTGTAGTGAACTTAAACACAGTCAGACACGATTAGGAAGAGAGAAG GCAAAGCTGGAGGCAGAGTTGAATACTGCTAAGGCGTCATTGGACAAGGAGAAGGCCTATCAGTCAGGACTGATAAACTCAAACTCTCGCCTTGAAG GTGAGGTAAAGTCTCTTCAGGATGAAAACGAGTCTCTTGAGAAACTGGCAAGTGAAGGAGGAGAAACTCAAAAGAAACTGGAGCATGAGATGAAAGCAATTGTGAAAGACAACAAGAGGAAAGAACATGAACTACATACTCTTAGGCAGCAGTTGCAACAGCTAGAAGCTAACCACAAA GCTGATATTGAAAGACTAAGACATGAGAAACGAAGAGCTGGCAAGCATGGAGGTGTTGACCAAGAAGGAAGTT CTCTGACAGTTCAGCTGCAAGATGAAATTGCTCGGAGACTACAGTATGAGGAGAGAGCAGCCAAAGCAGAGTGTGAACTTTCAGACAAGGCAGTAGACTTGCAACATGCTCAGGAAAGCTTAACCAAGGCTGAAGACTTGGCATCTGCGGCACAAAAGAAG GTGCAAGATATGACAAGGAGACATGAAAGAGAAATGAGGGAATACAGTAAACTCCGGACTGAGGCAACAAAACAATATTCTATGGTAGAGGAACTGAGAAGCAAACTGAAAGAGCTTGAGCAG GAACTTCAAGAGTCTCGGGATGAAAGAGATGCAGTCAAATCTGAACTATTGCATTTGAAACG TACTAGCAAGGTTCATATGGAAGTACAACAGAAGCTTGATGATGAAATGTCATATTCG GCTTCAATAAAGAGCCAGTTGATGGAACAGAAGGAAAGGTCTGATCAGACAGAAGCTACTGTCAATGAACTGAGGCACACACTGTCAAGAGTTCAAACTGAAAA AGACACACTAGCTCTTCAGTTGGATATGGCTAATTCTAATGTGGAAAATCTGGTAAAAGCAAAGCATCATGCAGAGTCAAAA CAATCTGAGATGGAGCGTGAGAAGATGATGATTGAACTTGAACTGAAAGAGAACATTCAGCGGCACAGAATAGAACAGCAGGAAACTAGACAGATGCTTTTACAAGCAGAAGAGAAGATTGGCGTTGTGCAAAAGAAGTCAGAAAAACTAAGAGAATTGCAGGCTG CAATTGACAATCTTAATGAACAGATAGAGACAATGGAGAATGAACGTGTAGCTACTCAGAATAAAATGAAACTGGAACAACTTCTAAAGGAAACTGCAGTTGCAAAACTGACTGAAGTGATGCAGAAAAAAGATCCTCGTAGTCGACCAGAAGGACCTAAATCAGACTTAAGGAAGAAAGAGAGGGAGTTACGAAAGTTAAAGAAAGACATTGAACAG GAGAGAGAAAAATATGCTAGAATGGTTACCAGATATCAATCAGATCTGTCAGACATACAAGCT CAAGTTACCGAAGAGCAGCAACAAAGACAATCTTTGCAG ATTGATCTTGAAAATCGAGAGTCTGAGATTGAGAAGCTGAAGTTGTTGGTAAGAAGCACTGCAAATGAGAGAGATGGACCAGGAGTAGATCTCCAGTTTTCTAAAG atCAAAGGTTGGAAAGTGTTATGCAAATACCGAAAGCAAAAAATATTCGCAAACATGGCTGGAAAGAccag TATGTTGTAGTTGATTATGATGAGAGAAGAGTATTGTTTTATGAGAAAGAAGAGGATCAAGCACCTCAATTAGCAATTGATTTTGA GCAACTTGTTAAAGTGTGTTCTGTCAGCCCTGGTGATCCACAAGTTTCTCGGGTATTGGCGAGAGATATTCCGTATATATTCCAA GTTGGTTATACTCCATTGGATCAAACTCACACACCCAGGAGAGAAGCAGCTGAGGACTCAAAT TTTTTTGCTCGTCTCTTTCCAAAAGATGATCTTCGTGACAGCACTTTGCTAGTGAAAGCCAGGACAAATGAAGAACGTGACTACTGGGTAACACGCTTGAGTCGACTGGGAACACGACGAGAGCCTTCTAGTGGAACACATTTAGTTCCTAACAGTTCTCCTTCTCCTGCAAGTGCAAGAAGATTTCCGCCATCTGATTCACATGTATCTCATGGTGATGGATCGCAACCGCTATCAGACAAAGTTTGA